Sequence from the Solea senegalensis isolate Sse05_10M linkage group LG1, IFAPA_SoseM_1, whole genome shotgun sequence genome:
TGTTGACATTCAACTTTTAGTCAATCCGTGTAATTAATCAACAAACCGTTTAACCTCTGGACAGTAACATGGGAAACACGAATGAGGCTCAAAAGTGCTGTGAAGTTACTTGATTTAAGTGGCACTTTGGCGCTACCTAACGATACGTAGCGATATTGCCAAACTGTTCTTTCAGTAGAAAGAGGAAAGCTGTTAGTAAGGAAGCACAGAGAGAATACAgtgtggtggtgttgttgttatACATACGACAGTATACTATAACACCTTATGTATGTTAGGTGTTATAGTATACTACCGAAGCATTTCGCCAAGGTCATGCTTCGGCGAAAAGTTTCAGtcgtctccatggcaaccgCACACTTGTCTTTAATGTCTGTGACGCCAAGCTCGGTCTTCCACCATTAGAAGAACGACTCTTGGTTTCTGTTTCGATTACCTCCCCTGAACTGATCTCGCATCGATTAGCCAGGCCTGCTACACAGCGGCGGCAGGCGGCTCAGTGTGCGGCGCACCACAGTCTCTGGCAGACACCTCCGTCGTTTCTCATTGGCGTGGTCTTTTGTGGCAAACCGTGTTTCTCCATTCGCTCCACATTTTTGGATTCCAATACATCATTCACCATGGGCAAAACGGACGAAGAGGAGATAATCAGAATTGCGAGGAAGATCGATAAAATGGCGCAGAAGAAAAACGGGGTAAGACGCCTGAAAGAATGAATGTTTACCTGCTTAGCCGATGTTAGGCTAACATCGGCGCTAGTGGGCTGTGATGCGGTTAGCTGTCGGCTGTGTTGGCTTTCGACCCTCTAGACTGTTGTACGCTGATGTGGTTCTCCTGCAAACTGTTTTCCATGGTTGTGTAGTCCAAACGTTTAACACGAAGCATACTGTAGTTGCGAAGAAGACTACCCGTAAACGTTAAGcttttaagtatgtttttgtgGAGTTGCTAGCAGTTAGCTGTTTAGTAGCCAACTGGTACTTGCTAGCTTTGTTGGATGCGGTCATGttgtcataataaataaatagccaTATTTGAAAATCCGTTCTTCTGTTAGATTATTTGTGTCTGAAATGGGATTTGTTTATTGGAAAAGCGTATCAGTATCATCTCTACTATAGATAACTAACGCACTAACGTTAATGGCGCTATAGAGGTATAGGCATATAGGTGCTGGTTAGCCGTTATCAGTTAAGCTATTGTATACATGATTAGTTGTTTATCTCGTTATAAATTCAGAACAAAGTGAAAAGCGCAATTACGCATTTCTATGTCCTGAGAACAGCACAACTTTATATAATATACTTTGGCCAAAGGGAAAGTGTTTACCATAATACCATCTTGCACTTAACTTCAACGAAGACCATAATAACATTGATGTTTGAAATTATCCTCTTGATTAATTTGTCATCGGAACAGCTTCAAAATAAACTGTTAATAACAAATCCAGTTCTCAATGTCATGTTCATACAGAAAAAATAACAGCTCCTGCTACTGTTTCCCCTGCCTTTTAATGTATTGCCCCAAGATTTAATGGTTTCTTCCTTACATTCCCGTCTTATTATAAGAAAAAAGCGTTTGTGTTATCGAAAGACCAAAAACATATCATACTGTTTAGAGCTACAACTTACATTAATTGTCATAAGCGTTTCATGTGACGATGGTTTTTGCctttaatcgagtaatcgcttgggctatgaaatgtcagaaaatgtctcgttttgtttcccaaaacaaaacaattcagttttatttttgttatatgtagcagaaattagaaaatattcacatttaagaaatcatgtttaaattattattattatttaatcaaacaaatgaatctattattaaaatagttgatgattaatttagtaatctattaataatcaattaagaGAGTAATTGTTTAAGCCCTAGTATCATTACTGCCACGGCAGTGGTAAATTACTGTGTTTTGACCATGCTCTTGCAGTAGTTACATTTTGTCTAAACACTCTGTGCCTTCTCCTCCACAGGCTGGTGCCTTGGACTTACTGAAGGAGCTGCGCAGTATCCCCATGACTCTGGAGCTACTTCAAGTATTCATGCTCTCTCGTCCTATGCCTTATAGTAGACATGTGCTGCATGCAAACTCTGAAGTTCTATCTCAATGTTCTCCCACAGTCTACCAGAATTGGAATGTCCGTTAACGCCATCCGCAAGCAAAGTACAGACGATGAGGTGACATCTCTAGCGAAGGCCTTGATCAAGTCGTGGAAGAAGCTTTTGggtaataaaaaaggaaagatgCTATTTTGGAAATCGATGTATTTGATATCTAAAGATCTTGTGTAGCGATTTTATGAAACTCAAGTCTAATCTGAGCATTTGGTGATTGTGATATGTTGTCCTTCAGATACACCACCTGTCGGACTTTCCTTACTTACTGCCTCACAGTCTCTGTCGATCAAGTTTAGAGTATGCAGCACAAACAAATAACCAAGTTGCAAATGTCACTCAGAGAGGATGTGAGTGTATGAGCATATTTGAGCACAGCTGACGTGAATGTGGtaacaaaacagtgcagtctCCTCTGCATTCATCGGTTTTCTGCTTGTCAAAGATGACTTATTCCCCTGGGTGGAAAGTAAAGAGGAGTCCATACAAAAGCACAAATTCACGTGTGGCTAAtgttgttgatatggcagcacacagagggggaggatCACGTAAGAGGGGGTGACCTCGAACGTACAGCTGATCTGTTCACAGAAAAGTAATTATAATGTCAGGTGTAAGTTGCTGCTAAATTACTGCGTTTgtgaaatgtgcattttctccCCTGTTTTTGTCAATTATCAATTCCCAGTGCAGTCAACAGCCagagaataattaaaaaaaattataataacaacattattataGGCGACTGATAATACAATGTTATCATGATACTTATGCCACAATACAGTGTTGTttccaatatttaaaaaaaaatgctgtgacGTTTTGCAATTAATTACCCTTCTCAAGTGcaaattatatttgtatatagtTCTTATTCTATCTCTTAATCATCCTAGTTACATGGTCTTGCTGGCTTTGATTTTATTGTAACTGTGGTTTGAGTGCTACAGAATGTACAGAAGTCTCAACCTGAGCCAGGAGAAGATATCCTCAACACATTGTTGTTTCAGTGAAATGGCAACTGCTGGAGGAAAATGCTGATATTTTGGCCTGCTTTTTACTTTGCTATTGACTGTTCTGAGAAGAATCTATTACTGTCAATGCATGCCTAGTTCATTCTCCCTtgctctgcagcagcaacactgtCCCCACAAGTGCAGCGGtgccctacacacacacacacacacacatttaaggtGTACAATGTGGCAGGCTACTTTTTCAAGCATATGTAGGATTTTACACTATTGACTTTAATATTGGCATTTGCTTTTTTGACTctcacttgtattttttttatactttctagATGAACCTGGAGGTGGAGAGAAACCTACAGATGAGAAGAGGAAAGAGCAAACAGCACCTGCTTCTCCCTCACAGGGAAGCCCAGAGCCAAAAGAAGAAAGGTAACGAGAATAGCTCAGATATCACCGATGCGTTTGTTATTACTTggtttttcatttgcatttttgtaaCTGATGGAACTTATTTTCTTGCTCCCACAGCAGCTCTTGCAGTAACTCCAGCAACAAGAGCGAACCTGCAGAAGTCACACCCAACACGTTAATCAACACTTTTCCTCGTGCCCCCAGCACCTCCGATTCCATCAGGCTCAAGTGCAGAGAGATGCTGGCCAATGCTCTGCAGACTGGCGGTAATCccattattctgtttttgtggttttcaaCTTTGTTAATTAAgtatttaattcacattttgtttttctacttccTGACAGAGGACTATATTGCTATCGGTGCTGATTGTGACGAACTTGGAGCACAGATCGAGGAATATATCCTTTAAGGACCGTGGAAAGCAAGTGCAGCATTTTTCCTAACTGAAGAattgtggataaaaaaacagGCACCAGTTCAGGTTCATGTGTGTTTAACATATGATTTGATGATGCACAGGAGCCACAGTTGACATATATCAATATAAAAACATCTCTGTGTGCCTTTTCAGTTTGTTCTCTTGTTAGTTACTGTGCCTTCTACAATTCTGCCTTTGATTCTCACTTCTCTACATGTTAAACAactgatgtttacatttatattcaggACAGACACTGATAAACAGAGATGTTCTTAGACTGGTCCCCActagagtgtgtatgtgtgtggtgcagtgtttaaggaggagaggacagaactacattcattcaaatttggcaaggTGGTTAATAAAATCAGTTTATCAGACATCACTGCCTGATACATGACCTGAAGGCTTTATTAATGTGTCACAACTGACATACCCCAAGGCTGAATCTATCAGTGTAGTTTTAGGCCCTTGTGTACGTTGTTGAAACAGATTTCCTTGACTTGCTATCACGTATCTTCCAAGAGTTCAAGAACACAGACATGAAGTATAAGAATCGTGTGCGGAGCAGAATCTCAAATCTGAAGGACATGAAAAACCCCAATCTGCGGAGGACTGTGTTATGCGGGAGTGTAACACCTGAGCGGATGGCCAAGATGACTGCAGAGGTGCGTTGTCCTGCTCTGTTCTATTGttgaaggtttcattttaaacaatCATTGGAATGCACACAGTTAGTAATGATAAATCGTCATTGTTCTGAATTCATTTTACCTTTCTTTTGTACAATTTTGTCTCTTGACTTCCATGACAATTAaaaatccattcatttaaagGCACCATTTTTGACATTCCATTTTCTGTAGGAAATGGCCAGCGATGAGCTTAAGGAGATGAGGAAGAATCTGACCAAAGAGGCTGTCAGGGACCACCAAATGGCCACCACCGGAGGCACTCAGACTGATTTATTCACCTGTGGCAAGTGCAAGGGGAAGTGCTGCACCTACACACAGGTAAAGatgatcagtcagtcagtcagtcaacatctaaccgctttatcctccaccagagggtcgcggggggtgctgtgccaatctcagctacatcgggcgataggcggggtacaccctggacagttcgccagtccatcgcagggccacacacagatagagacaaacaaccattcactctcacagtcaatttagagtgtccaattcacctattccccacattgcatgtttttggactgtgggaggaagccggagtacctggagagaacccacgcacacacgggagaacatgcaaactccatgcagaaaggcccttgttccaaccggggctcgaacccgggtcttctcgctgcaaggcgagagtgctaaccactacaccaccgtgtggccctaaaGATGATCAACTCTACTTTAATTGTGACATTAGTCCAAGACCTTTTAATGGTTGTTATGGTTGGTGACTTAAAGTATCATCTAAATAAATGGGGTGACAATAGCTCAGtcgtagagtgagtcgtctttcaacttgaaagttgtgggttcaattcaaGTCCACTAGTCTTTCATTTGACTAAAAGAAGCAAATGGGAAATTTAATTTacatcttttcattttaaaaatttttGCCAAAATTGCCAATTCTTAAATGTACTTCTGAaatgcttcattttaaattctctGTTTGGACTTTACACAAGAAAAGATGATTTATTTCCTCCTTCTCCCCTATTGGTTTGTCTGCCAGTGAGCAGCATAATGAGGAAATGATAAAATTGTGATGTGATCTCCGTACAGATCCAGGTTCAGcgttaatattgtttttataattattaacCCTGCAAGATGGAAGAGTGAATTGATAATGTGGGAAACTGAGGGTCCTTGGTGGAGGGCTCTCTGATTTGACTGAGCTGATTTCTTCATGTGGAACTctctgaatcttttttttctctccataaTTTCCAGGTTCAAACTCGCAGTGCTGATGAGCCAATGACCACATTCGTCTTCTGCAATGAGTGCGGAAATAGGTGGAaggtatgttgtttttttcttcaagtcCAGCGGGTAACACCGCACTCCCCACTGTATGGGATGCACGATATAGAGCTTGGCACCCAACATCACAGCGCATACCGGGATACCCGGTGCCATTTTTCAATCAATTCGATTGGACGAGGCCTGAAGAGCAAACTTAGAGAACATGGAATTAACCACGAGAAACTCCTGCTGGAGGCAAAGCAGCAatacatgtaaaaagaaaaatcgaTTTAGTCGGAAATATGGACCCATAAGAGTGGACGCTTGATCCCAACATGTTACCTCAGCTCACTTTCCCGGACTTGTGCAGttattgtgtctgtggtttGATGGGTACGCGATGTAGTGATTTAGAAACCGCCGAACTGTGGGAACATCACAACAATACATAAACAGCTGCACAGAGGAATATGGTGGACCAAAACAACTGCAGACACACCACCACACCAACCATAAGGAGTCAAGGCGATTACGATCAGAATCGCATTTATTGCAAAGCAGTTACACCACTTatacacacttgcacacatttATGCAGGTCCATTTGTTTTGAATTAGCCAGCTAGAGACAGCCGGTTAGCCAGTCAATCAGATATTTAATGACGAGTAGTAAACGATTAAAGCACTCACCTGAATGGAAATGTCTGGAACACACTTTCAGGCGTCCCCGGATGCTGGCAAACTTGATTTCAGGGCGCCTTATGGCTGCCTCTTCGTAGTGTCGGACACAAAGCTTCCTTGAGGTTGTGCCTCATGTCCTTCCATTACTAAAACAGTCAGGTGTGTTATTATCGTTggctccctctcgctctctcgacAGCTTCTTGGGCAATCAAGATGGCTACCGACACAGTGGCGGGAACGCAGTGCCAAGCTTATATTATCAGCCCAATGTCTTTATCGGCCGGTGATTTTACTACAGAAGaaactaaatgacctctgctgTTTGGCACAGGGAAATTATTTGAACAATGAAACTCTGTTCAAAGTCAATGCGGAGTCTGAATCTGTGTATtaattgtgtgcgtgtgtgtgtgtgtgtgtgttttagttctGCTGAGCCTGCAGTCGTCGTCCACGCCACTCTGACAAGTAGCAAAATTCCCGGATCAGGTTCTATCTCTCTCTGCAACAGATTGGAGCTTTGTATTCCATGATACATGGTACACTATATGCCATACAAAGATGCCACTGCAGTTACTGTTTGAATAAATTTCCTGTTCATAGATTGAGCTCATTGTCGGTTTCCCCAACCCCAAAATcttttagtattttttattaGTTGTTTCTCACTGTcagatatatattatatatatatacgtacgaTCAATGTCTCATACTCTTTTATCTGCATTTTTTATATGTAGTTTTAACACTTTGGACAGCGTTGTATTAATTTGCCCCCCACATCAtggcattgttttatttaatttcccaaTAAAATGTAATCCATTTGATTAAATAGACGTGCTTTTCATTAGCTGTGTGATGTGCTTCCAATCCTTTATGGTTATGTGAGTCTTTAACACTCaatctgtatgtttgtgtgagactgagactgagactgagagagagagcgagagggagagggagaagtgtACATTTGCTGTTGGTGGAATATTCATCACATCAAAGTGAATGCTGATGAATGCATATTAATCCGTTATTATTGGCTGAGCCAGCGTTTGTTTCTCTgtccatcttgtttttttaattgccaGGTGCAACCACTCTGCCCCTGAGCTGTTATCTGTTCTGCTGCCTCACCTCCACACACTCACTTACCAGACCATTGGCCATAGGGAGACATATAGGAAAAGTTGATGATGAAATGAGATTTAACAACATTTTGTGTTGTGGGGCTTCACTTTACATTTATTCCCAATTTCCATTGTTTAGTTATATAATTGTTCTTAATGGAACTTAGTGTATCTTACTATAAAACTAGAGAAGGCACGACCCCTCAGTTTCCATAGTGCCAgaagtgtttgtcaaacctggaaatgatagTGTTCgagaatgtcttgttttctccacaaaccaaaatgattcacttgtactgatttctttgttatatggagcaaagaaataaggaatatattcacatttaagaa
This genomic interval carries:
- the tcea1 gene encoding transcription elongation factor A protein 1, encoding MGKTDEEEIIRIARKIDKMAQKKNGAGALDLLKELRSIPMTLELLQSTRIGMSVNAIRKQSTDDEVTSLAKALIKSWKKLLDEPGGGEKPTDEKRKEQTAPASPSQGSPEPKEESSSCSNSSNKSEPAEVTPNTLINTFPRAPSTSDSIRLKCREMLANALQTGEDYIAIGADCDELGAQIEECIFQEFKNTDMKYKNRVRSRISNLKDMKNPNLRRTVLCGSVTPERMAKMTAEEMASDELKEMRKNLTKEAVRDHQMATTGGTQTDLFTCGKCKGKCCTYTQVQTRSADEPMTTFVFCNECGNRWKFC